The Aspergillus luchuensis IFO 4308 DNA, chromosome 6, nearly complete sequence genome segment TTGTGTTTCTGTTCTGACTGTATGGGCATTTAAAAATTCCATGGGCTATTCAAGAACGTTTGAAGACAGTAGAATCGTAAGACATTCTATTTATGCTATACCTTTACGTAGACAATTTCGTGTACGAAACGAATAACGGCATATAGGGAAGTCGGGGCTGTGAgagatgaggggaaaagaaaggaagcaaTGTATGGCCTGATCTGGCTCGGCGGCTCAAATCCAcgcatcatccttctctccctccctccttccctcttctctgTTTCCAtcgttctctttctcccctttATTTTCCCTGTCATTAATGCGTGTTGTCTTTCATTCCCTCTTTATGCCTTTCCCTGATTTCCTGCGCAAGTTCCAGCACCCTCGAGTGAAACTCTGGGAATGCGGCAACTAGACCTACATTATCTGCCAGCGTCCGGCCTCGCCCATAGTTGAAAGGCTGACCATCCAGATCGGTGATCATGCCGCCCGATTCTTCAAACACCAGCATGCCGCCGGCATGATCCCACGCATAGGCACGATACTCGGGGCTTCGGGGGATACGGACCATCACGTTGCACCCGCCCACCACGAGGGCCGCATACTTGGCTTGCATGGACCAGAGATCAGTAATTGGTTTGGTGACACCCAGTCTCTCGCGAACAACCTGGTGTAGCCGCTGATCGATGTAGGGGCTCTCTATGCTCTCTGCAAATACCAGATCGGGCTGGCCGGTATCGGTCCGTGCCAGGACGTTGTACACCTTCACGGCGGGCTGCAGGCGCTCCTTGCTCATCGGACGCTTGTACGCTCCATGGCCCCGGACTGCCGACAGCATAATCCCGTACCCATTCCGATCGACCGTGTCTTCGTGGACTTCGGTGCTGTGGAAGTGCAGGTTGGGATAACCGACCACGCCGACTTTCTGCTCGCCGTTCTCGATGAGCGCCACGGAAACAGCATACTGACGGCCCTGAATGAACGAAGCCGTCCCGTCAATGGGATCCATGATCCAGGTACGCGTATGACGGGCTCCTTCCCCATTGCCACCCAAGTCAATGATGCTTAGCATCTCCTCAAGCGACGATGGGGCTGCGACGATCTCTTCGCTCTCGGTATCATGCAATTGAGTTGTGGATACCAGCTGCCACACTCGGTCGGCTAGTGCGGGATCATTCCGCAGGGCTGATGCTGATTCCTCCCCGACGAATTTGTCGCTGGGAAAGTTGTGGCGGATTGCGCTAATTAGAATGGCTTGTGACGCAAAATCGGCTATGGTTACTGGAGACGCGTCCGCTTTGTCGGTAGATCCCTTGTCGGCCTCGGCCAGCATAGTCTTGGTGACTATACTGGCTCGCTGGACAGCGAGACAAGCCACTTGAAGCTCTCTAGCGAATGGTGAATGGGCCATTGTTGTTGGTCTATGTTGGCTTGGACTAATATGTACTGACTTGCTGGTTAGATACTGGCTAGCGGCGCGCGTAAATGCGCCAGTCTGCCGTACGTACCTTTCTGGTCTTCGGTTGCCACAGCGCTAGGACCACTGCCTATTTGCAAATTCTATTCGGCCTCCGAGAGGATGGCTGGGAAGTTTCCACAGTATGTCTGGGGAGCTAAGAGTGAAGGAATCAGATaaagagagagtgagacaagcgaaaacaagaaaaggcAATGGTGGGTATTGATCGCTGTTGATAGTAGCTCCAAGCCATTGACTGGGGCAGGAAATCTCCCAATGAGGAAAAGCCTTTCAAGCTGCTTCGATTCACTACGAACAATTCATTCACCGGCCCGTTGGCGTGTGGAAATGACCGAACACATTTTATTACTCTATAACAACTGGGAAAGGAACACGCATCGTACATACAAGCGCTGAGCTGCCAGGACTACTTCCTACAGCCGAAGCTTGAAGCCGGGGTGGATCCAGCGTCCGCGCCAGGATGACTGTCTTGCGCACAGATCAAACGATACACAGACCAACTGCGGGAGGCTTCGGAGATCTATCTATGGGGCACTTTGCTCGTTCGCTCTCGCCTCTCGGAGCTCCCTCTGCAATCGTTTGGCGTGTTTCACCCCGAAGCCATGGGTGTAAATTTCCCGCACCGACTCCAGAGGCATATTGTGCACCTCCGCATagcagaagatgacgaagagccACCCGAGAAAACAAATACCCGCATAGAACGCAAACACTCCGCTGGGGGTCATAGCCTTCATCATGGACAGAAATGtcgatgagatgatgatattacAACCCCAGCAGGTCACGGTGTTCAGCATTGTGCCAAGTGCACGCACTTCTAAGGGGAGAAATTCAGTGCCCACCCAGGAAATAGGTGCGACGCCGGCCGAATAGAATGCAATGTAGACAATCAGTgcgacaagaagaaggatactTGCCCAGGTCATCTCGTGCGGCCCCGTGACGCTCAGATCCGAATTAACAGGAATCCAATGGAAGGCGATGGCAACGACAACCAGGGAGAGGGACTGCGTCAAGGTTAACCAAAGCTATGATCTGAGCGAGTCGATGAACATGCGGCACCTACCATTCCCAACACGGTGATCAAAAGCATTGATCGTCTTCCAAAGCGGTCGATGAAGGCGAAGTTTGGAAATCCAAACACAAAGTTCGTCGCTCCAACGACGATGGAGACGGCCGTGGCCTGGTTGAAGCCAACCAGGGAGAACAGTGTGGCGGAATAGTACATCAGCGTGTTGAATCCCCCTAGTTGTGATACTGGGTAATATCAGTATCCATGATCTGATCAAAACACGAGAAGATAACGGGGGTTTACCAGCCATGATAGAGCAGGCGGTGGCCAGGGCTCGCAGGTTAGCGCCTACAGTGAAGAGCTGTTTCATCTGCCACCATAGGCTCTTGTCTGATACGGAGGCAGCAACCTCTTCAATAGAATGCCGAACCACCCTGATTTTGTTGACCACTTGCTGTTCCGTGGCTTGAGGAAAGATCTTTCTGATTACTCTCTTGGCTTCATCGTCACGGCCATGGGAAATCAGCTGGCGAGGTGTTTCTGGGCACAAGGGCATTGTAGCCGCCAGAGCAATAGCAGGAACAGCACCAATGGCAATTGTGTATCGCCAGCCTTGATGTACGTCAGTGAACGCGGCCCCGAGGGCATAAGCAATGAGCTGGCCAAAGGTCACACAAATGTTATCGAACACAATCAGTCGACCACGGAATCTAGCAGGCGCCATCTCTCCGATATACAAGGGAACGATCATTGCCGCTTCACCCACTCCAAAACCAACCACCAGTCGACCAACCACTATCTGGGCCAGTGAGAACGCCGTGGCTTGCAAGGCGGTTCCCACGAAGAAGACCGCACAGCCCACATAGATTGCTAATTTCCGTCCATACTTGTCTGAAGTCATGCCAGCCAGAACAGCGCCGATCAATGCACCCCCTGAAGTTATGGAGGTGATGAGTTCCTGATCATTAGAGGACAGAGCTTGGCCGAGGTCGGTTCCAAGGCTAACAAGGACTGCGGATATTACGCCTGTGTCGTACCCTGGTCGAGTGAGGAGAAAGAACCATGTCAGCTGGGACTGTCTATGGGCAAAGTGGCTATGATGGGCCATGAAACGCTAACGGCCTGGGTCATGCCTACCAAAGAGAAATCCGCCCATGGACACCGTGCACGCAATCAGCCATACAGCCTTGCCAGGATTCGTCGTCTCGATCGAATCGTCCAAGCCCTCCGCGGCGCCAGCGTTGTCATCGTGGAAAGTCTCTGGTTTCAGATCGTCGATGGCCGGCAAATAGTCGTCTGCAGGATCCATGATGGTCTGGATTAGGGCTATGGGAAGTAACCAAAGTCTAAACAATGAAACAGTATGCTTAAGAAGATACAGGTTATGGATGAAGTGTTAATTAGATTACACCCGTGCAATGACCACAGAAGCCCGGCCAACGTGGCTAAAGACTGAGTGGAAGAATTATCTACGATGACAGCGGGCATATATGCAAAGGGAAATACTATTGCCGAAAAGcgatccccatctccatcatccctctcGAGGAGGGGGTATATGCCTGccccctcatccccatgGCGAACTAAAGACTcgaagaggggggaatggAATGTCCGGGTATTGCCTCAGGGTTCGGCACGGTTCCATGGGTCTGTTCAAGATGACAGCCGTATCCCCAGGTTACCCCAGACTTGCCTGGACCCGGATATCTGCGTCTCTTCATTGGCTGATCTGCACATCTCGGGGGATGTCCTCAAATACCGTCAACTCCGCTATTATGACGATAAGTACCGGGGAGCTATTTGCACAATAGCCGGGGCATGGAGCTCCTGTCAAAGCCTGGTGGGTCCAGCTGATCCTCGCGAATTGATTCCATCGCATTTCGACCGGCAAACGCGCGAGGATTATTACTCTGTCGGTGGTGGCGGGGCACAAAAGGGAAATTCTCTCCGCCCTGGCTGGATGACCCTGAATGGCAGTTTTATCCGGCATCATGCTGGAATGACATGGCAGCTGTTACACCAGCCAGGGACTCACGATGTCGTGGGCATGGTGGAATGCTGGGGGAGTCGGTTTCTGCGGTTCACGAGGATGGGTTagatcatccatccatccatccatccattcccttctcctcccggTTTACCTGGGGTTATAAGTAGCTGCTCTCCGGACCAGAGAGCTTGCTGGTAGCAACCAGGAACCTTTGATATTTGAACCTTGTTCATCATTGACATTCAATTACTTGATCTACTGTGTTTCTCTTGTCCGGCTCTATCGTGACGCCCCCAAAGAGCAAACATGTGGTCACTTTTCACAATCGCCCCTTACGCGTTCTTTATCGGGATCGTGGGGATCTCCTACTTCCTGGTATGGCCGTTTGTGCAGTATATCAGAGACCCCAAAGGTATGTTTATACTTGTGTATATGGATGGCTATCCACAGTATCCAGGTGCTGACTAGCGACTGTTCCAGGTCTCCGAAAATACCCTAATCTTACACCAATCTCCGGCATGTCTGCCATTCCGTTCATGCTCATGGCGTCCCGCGGGTTCCGGTCGCGAGAACTGCAGGAGCTGCACCAGGAGAAGCCGGTAATCCGTACCGGACCCAATACGCTCTCCTATGGTGATGTGCGCGCGATCAAGGACATTTACGGCCATAACACCAAGTGCATCAAGGACCCATCCTACGTCGTCACGGCGGGCACGCATTACCACTTAGCCGATGTGGTGGACAAGGGGGACCATGCGCGGAAGCGTAAGGTTCTGTCATCCGCCTACGCTCTTAAGAACCTTGAAACATGGGAGCACAAAGTCAGCGACAAGGTTGAGAAGGTGGTGGCCCACTTTGACAAGGTGTGCACGGCCGCTCCGTCTGCGGCTGTGGCGTCCGGCAAAGTCGCGCCGGACCCCAAAGACCTGACCGTGGATTTCCGCGCCTGGACCAACTACTTCACGCTGGATGCTATCGCAGATATCGGTCTGTCGGAGAAGCTGGGCTTCTTGGACCAGGGCAGCGATGTCTGCATAGCTGAGCGGAAGGATGGGTCAACGTACACGGTGAATCTCCGGGAGGCACTGTATCCCACGGCCCGGAAGCAGTCGCTTATCCTCTGGAACTACGAATGGTACCCGGTGCTGAACAAGCTGGTCAACGTGATCCCGTTCTTCGGCCGGATGCAAAAATCCTCGGACAACTGGGACAACATTGTGTGGCGACGCAGCATCGAGCGCCTGCGACGGTATGAGGCTGGGGAGAAGctcgatgacttcttccagGCGCTGATGGAGGATAAGAACGGCCGGGCCAACAACCTGGAATGGGGCGACGTGGTGTCGGAAGtgaacatcatgatgaaCGCAGGCAGCGTAACGACGGCGATCGCGATCGCCAACGTGATGTACCAGCTGCTGCGGAATCCGGAGTGCCTGGCTAAGCTCCGGGAAGAGATCGACGCAGTGCTAGACGCGGACGATGTCGTTGCGCCATACGACAAGGTGAAGCACTTGCCGTATCTTCGGGCATGCCTGGACGAATCACTCCGGATCTTCCCACCAACGTCGCACGGGCTTCCGCGCGAGACGCcggaagaggggatggagatccTCGGCCAGTGGGTGCCGGGGAAGACAACGGTCAGTATGTCGGCCTATGTTGCGCACCGCGACGAGCGGGCTTTCCCCAAGGCGGACCAGTACATCCCGGAGCGATggttgggagaagaaggcaaagCGCTGCAGCCGTACTTTGTGGCGTTCTCGGCGGGGGCACGGTCCTGTATCGGGCGGAACATCTCGTACTTGGAGCAGACGAAGATCCTGGCGTCGCTGGTGCATCGGTATGAGTTTGCGCTGCCGCACCCCGGGTGGGAGCTGAAGCGACTGGAGACGATGAACTTGATTCTGGGAGATATGCCGGTGAAGGTGTGGCGACGGCAGGTGCCGGCCACCGATTAGGAAAATCTTTCTTTGTATTCTTCTTGTTCCTAGACAGgctagattttttttttttttttttttgtctctcccctctttctccttttcttcttcgtgaTGAATGATGAAACAATGGTAGCGATATTGCACTAATTCCTTGGTGTCGGATGGTATAGTCCGTAGTTTCTTACTAGTTTCCTTGGTAGACACTCAATTAGGTAGACACTCAATTAGGAAGACACTCAATCAGCTAGCCATGCATATCAAGCATGTAACTACGTCGAGATTAGTCTCACAAGGGATCGTCATGGGACCCCGAGGTGTCCGGCCAGACTGGTCCGGAACCATCGGAGCGAGACCGATGCGTCCGTTCCGTGGGGGAAGGGTATGCAGCATGCTACATCCCTTTCATCGTTAGTATAGTATAacgaaagaggaaagggagatAACGCCCCAAAAGCCGACTGGGGTAGAAAGTGGACAAAGTGCGGGGGATAGATTGATAATAATAGCTAAGATTGATTGCTTTTTTGGTCTGTGCggggggtgaaggtggagagagaaagaagaaataaagggACCGCGGGGAAAAGTAGCTGGATCGGGTATATTGGGACCGAGAGGGAGGTTAAAGTGGGCTAAACTATACCGTATTGGACAATGGATGAGGCGAAAGAAGGGAACAACCAGATCCCAAGACATGCAGAAAGTCGGATGGGCGAAATGGAAAAAGGCGCCGCCTGCCCCCCAAATGGGGTAATTTTCCCCTCGGGGAACATTGccgcttctttctccatcttctcttctttgggaTCCCCaactttctgcttctgtgcctgcatctgcttcttgctcgGATTTACTGCTTCTCGTTGCCTCGTGTCTCTTGCCTTGCGCCGCTCTTATCTCCACCATGTCGGTCATTGGCGCCAATTCATCCATCGGAAATCATCATGGTGTCACGCCCTCTCATGGATCGATTTATAgatccagcagctgcccTTTCGTCTTCTACTAACCCTCCAAACTACAGAgtggctgactgactgactgacggaCTGGCTGGTTCTGCTCAGTgcacttcatcctcatcctcatcatcatgaccTCCCCTCTGTCTCCATGGCAGATATCACCAGCCCTCTGGCAGGAGCTGACCAAAGTCCTCACTCCCACTGGAGCCGCCGACTATGCCGCCCTAACTCTCCTTGCCATGGCCGGCACGACCTACCTGTCGCGCGGCATCCTCTGGGACCAGCCAGACCCCTACAACTACCTCTGGTATGAACGTCCTCAGCTGAAGATGGCCGGTTCCGCCGGCCCCAATGCCCACCAGGAGACCCGCAACATTGCCCAGAAGCTCGAAGAGGCGGACAAGaacatcgtcgtcttctggGGATCGCAGTCCGGTACGGCCGAGGGCTTTGCCCATCGCTTGGCGCGTGAAATTGCCCTCCGCTTCCGTCAGGGTACTCTGACGGCGGATCTGTCGGATTATGACCCGGAGAGTATCTCGCAGATACCTCAGTCCAAGCTGGCGATCTTCATTCTGTCTACCTATGGCGAAGGAGATCCCAGTGATAATACGGCTGAGTTCTGGGATTGGATTCACAAGGCGGAAAATGTCTCGCTGGCCAATGTGAGGTATTGTGCGTTTGGCCTGGGGAATAGCAACTACAAGTTCTACAACCGCGTCGTGGACGTCGTCGTTCAGGCGCTGGATGGTCGAGGCGCAAAGGCCCTCATGCCCGTTGGTAGGGCTAATGATGCCGAGGGAGCCACGCAGGAGGACTTTATCAGCTGGAAGGACGAGCTGTTTGCCATGTTCAAGTCCCAGCTCGGcttcgaggagggtgagatgCAGTACTTGCCCACCCTATCCGTCGAGGAAGACGAGTCCCTGGAGCCTATTGACCTGAACCACGGCGAGCCAGATGCCCGTGATGCTAGCAGGGCATCTGCACAATGCTCCCCCGTGCGGCCAGTGACTATCTCCAGTACCCGTGAGCTCTTCCAGGTCTCAGACCGCCACTGCCTACACATGGAGTTGGACCTGTCCACTGTCCCGGAGTTCACCTACAAGACGGGCGATCATCTCGCCATCTGGCCTAGCAACCCCGACGCAGAGGTCGAGCGTCTCCTCCAGGTACTGGGCCTTACTGCACGCCGCGAGGtgcccatctccatcaaatCCCTCGACCCGGCCACGAAAGTGCgcatccccacccccacgaCCGCGGCAGCCCTCTTCCGATACTACCTGGAGATCTGTGCCCCTGTGAACCGCGACACTGTTCTCGGTCTAGCACAATTCGCACCCACCCCCGAAGCAAAGGcctacctcctccaactcggCCAGGACAAGACCAGCTAcgccaacttcctcaaccGCACGCACGTCACCCTCAGTCGTCTCCTCCAACTCGCCTCCCCAGACAACGCCTGGTCCGCCCTACCTCTATCCTACCTGGTCGAgaccctctcccccatccaACCCCGATActactccatctcctccagcagcgtGCTCTCTCCCCGCAAACCctccatcaccgccatcgTCTCAACCACGCCTGTCCCCGAAAACCCAGACGAACTCATCCACGGCATCACCTCGAACTACCTCCTCGCCTTATCCCAACACcgcacctccccatccaccccccacccaTACGGCCTAACCTACCACCTCAACGGACCCAGCAACGCCCTCAACAGCGAACAGGTCTTCGCGCACCTCCGCAAAAGTAAATTCAAACTGCCCCGCACAGGAAACACCCCCCTCATCATGATCGCCGCAGGCACGGGCCTAGCCCCGTTCCGGGCCTTCATCTCCGAACGTCGCCAACTGCAGCAGATTGGTCGTGAAGTGGGACAGAtgatcctcttcttcgggtgTCGGCGTCCAGATGAGGATTATATCTAtaaggaggagttggaggcgtTGAATGAGGGGTTGGGTGGGAAGTTGCGTGTTGAGACGGCGTTCTCGAGGTATGAGAGTGGGGGAGTGAAGAGGCAGTATGTGCAGGATAAGATTGTGGAGTGtggggatgaggtggtgaggttgttggtggaggagagggcgaaCTTGTATATCTGTGGGAGGGCGGGGATGGCGAGagaggtggagaagagggtcGGAAGCGAAATGTGTAGGGTtaaggggtgggaggagggtgatgggCAGTGGAATGAGTGGTGTaaggggttgaagaagagggggaagtGGCAGGAGGATGTTTGGGGATGATCAATCActtctattttccttttcttcttcaatgatATCGTGATGTCATTTGGTTATGAACAAAGTCTTTTTGTTTTATGTTGGAGTTAGAGAGTTTATATCCATCTATCGAATTTCATATCATATACATTCATTTTCTCatcccatccttcttcttattttcatcaccatccagtccttatacatacatacacgcatttcattcatccatacaaacccaacccatttcaattcaattcaaccCAACCAGTAACCCAATACAATCAATCCCAAACTGTCCAATCCAAGTCTAGTAGTCCAGAGGTAAGACAAGCAAACAAGCATCTTCCAGAAAGCTAAACCCAATGCAACACATACCAACCAAGTAATCCAAATCCAACCAAAGACAAATAATCAGGGTAGGCAGACGATTACTTCCTCACCTGAGCAAAAATCATCTGCCACAGACCCAGCCATTGCTGCTGTTTATATGACGGCACGCGATGCGGTTCGCGGAACGTATTCTGTAGGATCTCGCGTAGTCTCGCGCTCAAGGTCTTCAGCGCAAGCATGGATTTCCAATCTCGTAGGGAGAAGCGGATGCGGTTGGAGTCGATGGATATGACGCCGGAGTACATCTGTTCCCAATTTTCAAAGTTATTAGTATTGATTTTAAATTGGTGGGTATGTGTAAGGGGGTATTGGGGTACCTTAAACTCAGCCTCTCCGCACAACAACGCAATAGCGAAATCATCTACAGCCGTCGTTTCAAACGCATTGTAATTCTTATTCCGTCCCTGCATGATATGGTAATAAGACACCCATTTTATGGCCGATGCGTCGGCTTGCTTGTTCACCGAGGTGGGGTGCAGTGTGACGGCTTGGTTGTTGGCGACGTTGCGCCAGCCTTTGCCGTCGCGGGTGAGCAGTTTCGGGTAGAAACTCCAGGCGATTACGGAGTTGACTATGGTATCGTTGACGCTGTTGAAATCGTATTCTTCCGGGATGGTGAAGAAGTTGCGTCGGTTGTTGGATCGGGAACTGTATTTTTGGATATTTGTTAGTACGGGTTTGGGGCACGATGGGGGTGGGGCGAGTGTACCGGTTGAGGAGCGCTTTCTGGGATGGGTCCAGCGTTAATAGCCCTGTGTCGGCGATTGATACAATCAGCTGCATTTTGATGTCCTCGATATTGAGCAGTGTTTGCGAGCTGAGGAAGTTCTTGCGACAGAAGGCGTATTCGCTCACGCCGGGTGTGTTGCGGGCGCGCTTCCACGCGCAGTAGGCGTTGTATACCGTCAGCAGATCAGAGTCGCCTGAATTTTGTTAGTGACAAGTAGGAAACAGTAATTCGGAAGTACCTACCCTTGCGGAAGGACAGTCGAGCAATGTCCTTTTGGGTGT includes the following:
- a CDS encoding uncharacterized protein (COG:F,P;~EggNog:ENOG410PVMK;~InterPro:IPR000760,IPR006239;~PFAM:PF00459;~go_function: GO:0008441 - 3'(2'),5'-bisphosphate nucleotidase activity [Evidence IEA];~go_process: GO:0006790 - sulfur compound metabolic process [Evidence IEA];~go_process: GO:0046855 - inositol phosphate dephosphorylation [Evidence IEA]), with product MAHSPFARELQVACLAVQRASIVTKTMLAEADKGSTDKADASPVTIADFASQAILISAIRHNFPSDKFVGEESASALRNDPALADRVWQLVSTTQLHDTESEEIVAAPSSLEEMLSIIDLGGNGEGARHTRTWIMDPIDGTASFIQGRQYAVSVALIENGEQKVGVVGYPNLHFHSTEVHEDTVDRNGYGIMLSAVRGHGAYKRPMSKERLQPAVKVYNVLARTDTGQPDLVFAESIESPYIDQRLHQVVRERLGVTKPITDLWSMQAKYAALVVGGCNVMVRIPRSPEYRAYAWDHAGGMLVFEESGGMITDLDGQPFNYGRGRTLADNVGLVAAFPEFHSRVLELAQEIRERHKEGMKDNTH
- the ITR2_1 gene encoding myo-inositol transporter (COG:F,P;~EggNog:ENOG410PG6B;~InterPro:IPR005829,IPR005828,IPR003663,IPR036259, IPR020846;~PFAM:PF00083,PF07690;~TransMembrane:12 (i42-66o86-106i113-133o139-160i172-194o200-222i291-313o325-346i353-375o395-418i430-451o463-484i);~go_component: GO:0016020 - membrane [Evidence IEA];~go_component: GO:0016021 - integral component of membrane [Evidence IEA];~go_function: GO:0022857 - transmembrane transporter activity [Evidence IEA];~go_process: GO:0055085 - transmembrane transport [Evidence IEA]) — translated: MDPADDYLPAIDDLKPETFHDDNAGAAEGLDDSIETTNPGKAVWLIACTVSMGGFLFGYDTGVISAVLVSLGTDLGQALSSNDQELITSITSGGALIGAVLAGMTSDKYGRKLAIYVGCAVFFVGTALQATAFSLAQIVVGRLVVGFGVGEAAMIVPLYIGEMAPARFRGRLIVFDNICVTFGQLIAYALGAAFTDVHQGWRYTIAIGAVPAIALAATMPLCPETPRQLISHGRDDEAKRVIRKIFPQATEQQVVNKIRVVRHSIEEVAASVSDKSLWWQMKQLFTVGANLRALATACSIMAGGFNTLMYYSATLFSLVGFNQATAVSIVVGATNFVFGFPNFAFIDRFGRRSMLLITVLGMSLSLVVVAIAFHWIPVNSDLSVTGPHEMTWASILLLVALIVYIAFYSAGVAPISWVGTEFLPLEVRALGTMLNTVTCWGCNIIISSTFLSMMKAMTPSGVFAFYAGICFLGWLFVIFCYAEVHNMPLESVREIYTHGFGVKHAKRLQRELREARANEQSAP
- a CDS encoding cytochrome P450 (COG:Q;~EggNog:ENOG410PUIW;~InterPro:IPR001128,IPR017972,IPR002401,IPR036396;~PFAM:PF00067;~TransMembrane:2 (o6-28i40-58o);~go_function: GO:0005506 - iron ion binding [Evidence IEA];~go_function: GO:0016705 - oxidoreductase activity, acting on paired donors, with incorporation or reduction of molecular oxygen [Evidence IEA];~go_function: GO:0020037 - heme binding [Evidence IEA];~go_process: GO:0055114 - oxidation-reduction process [Evidence IEA]) translates to MWSLFTIAPYAFFIGIVGISYFLVWPFVQYIRDPKGLRKYPNLTPISGMSAIPFMLMASRGFRSRELQELHQEKPVIRTGPNTLSYGDVRAIKDIYGHNTKCIKDPSYVVTAGTHYHLADVVDKGDHARKRKVLSSAYALKNLETWEHKVSDKVEKVVAHFDKVCTAAPSAAVASGKVAPDPKDLTVDFRAWTNYFTLDAIADIGLSEKLGFLDQGSDVCIAERKDGSTYTVNLREALYPTARKQSLILWNYEWYPVLNKLVNVIPFFGRMQKSSDNWDNIVWRRSIERLRRYEAGEKLDDFFQALMEDKNGRANNLEWGDVVSEVNIMMNAGSVTTAIAIANVMYQLLRNPECLAKLREEIDAVLDADDVVAPYDKVKHLPYLRACLDESLRIFPPTSHGLPRETPEEGMEILGQWVPGKTTVSMSAYVAHRDERAFPKADQYIPERWLGEEGKALQPYFVAFSAGARSCIGRNISYLEQTKILASLVHRYEFALPHPGWELKRLETMNLILGDMPVKVWRRQVPATD
- a CDS encoding NADPH cytochrome P450 oxidoreductase family protein (COG:C;~EggNog:ENOG410PU95;~InterPro:IPR001709,IPR001433,IPR001094,IPR017927, IPR023208,IPR023173,IPR029039,IPR008254,IPR017938, IPR039261,IPR003097;~PFAM:PF00175,PF00258,PF00667;~go_function: GO:0003958 - NADPH-hemoprotein reductase activity [Evidence IEA];~go_function: GO:0010181 - FMN binding [Evidence IEA];~go_function: GO:0016491 - oxidoreductase activity [Evidence IEA];~go_process: GO:0055114 - oxidation-reduction process [Evidence IEA]); protein product: MTSPLSPWQISPALWQELTKVLTPTGAADYAALTLLAMAGTTYLSRGILWDQPDPYNYLWYERPQLKMAGSAGPNAHQETRNIAQKLEEADKNIVVFWGSQSGTAEGFAHRLAREIALRFRQGTLTADLSDYDPESISQIPQSKLAIFILSTYGEGDPSDNTAEFWDWIHKAENVSLANVRYCAFGLGNSNYKFYNRVVDVVVQALDGRGAKALMPVGRANDAEGATQEDFISWKDELFAMFKSQLGFEEGEMQYLPTLSVEEDESLEPIDLNHGEPDARDASRASAQCSPVRPVTISSTRELFQVSDRHCLHMELDLSTVPEFTYKTGDHLAIWPSNPDAEVERLLQVLGLTARREVPISIKSLDPATKVRIPTPTTAAALFRYYLEICAPVNRDTVLGLAQFAPTPEAKAYLLQLGQDKTSYANFLNRTHVTLSRLLQLASPDNAWSALPLSYLVETLSPIQPRYYSISSSSVLSPRKPSITAIVSTTPVPENPDELIHGITSNYLLALSQHRTSPSTPHPYGLTYHLNGPSNALNSEQVFAHLRKSKFKLPRTGNTPLIMIAAGTGLAPFRAFISERRQLQQIGREVGQMILFFGCRRPDEDYIYKEELEALNEGLGGKLRVETAFSRYESGGVKRQYVQDKIVECGDEVVRLLVEERANLYICGRAGMAREVEKRVGSEMCRVKGWEEGDGQWNEWCKGLKKRGKWQEDVWG